Proteins encoded within one genomic window of Prauserella marina:
- a CDS encoding bifunctional 4-hydroxy-2-oxoglutarate aldolase/2-dehydro-3-deoxy-phosphogluconate aldolase encodes MDLSGLLAEYRLMAIIRGDDPSACERTAEVLVESGVRLLEVSLTSADALDVLARIAARLGSGAHIGAGTVLTERDARDAREAGATFAVTPALGEGVDAALKLGMPVLAGAMTPTEVLAAHRAGATAVKLFPAGELGPGYLKALRDPFPHVPMVPVGGVGLDDLRAYLAAGALAVGVGSPLAGDAPNGGDLDGLRRRAAEFVAVARG; translated from the coding sequence ATGGATTTGAGCGGACTGCTGGCCGAGTACCGGCTGATGGCGATCATCCGGGGCGACGACCCCTCGGCGTGCGAGCGCACAGCCGAGGTGCTGGTCGAGTCCGGCGTTCGGTTGCTGGAGGTGTCGCTCACCTCGGCGGACGCGCTGGATGTGCTGGCACGGATCGCAGCGAGGCTCGGCTCCGGCGCGCACATCGGAGCGGGCACCGTGCTCACCGAACGCGACGCTCGGGACGCGCGCGAGGCGGGCGCGACCTTCGCGGTCACCCCCGCGCTCGGCGAGGGGGTCGACGCGGCACTGAAACTGGGGATGCCCGTGCTGGCGGGGGCGATGACACCCACCGAAGTGCTCGCCGCGCATCGTGCGGGCGCGACGGCGGTGAAACTGTTCCCAGCGGGCGAACTCGGCCCGGGTTACCTCAAGGCGCTGCGCGACCCGTTCCCCCACGTGCCGATGGTGCCAGTCGGCGGCGTCGGTCTCGACGACCTGCGCGCCTACCTCGCGGCGGGCGCGCTCGCCGTCGGCGTTGGTAGCCCGCTGGCTGGCGACGCCCCGAACGGTGGGGACCTCGACGGGCTGCGGCGCAGGGCGGCCGAGTTCGTGGCGGTGGCCCGTGGCTGA
- a CDS encoding ATP-binding cassette domain-containing protein codes for MGSSPQPAADSHDLIEVRGARENNLADISLDIPKRRLTVFTGVSGSGKSSLVFGTIAAESQRLINETYTAFIQSFMPSLGRPDVDALRNLSAAIVVDQERMGANSRSTVGTATDAHTMLRIIFSRVGVPHVGTSTAFSFNSTEGMCTECEGLGQATDIDLTHVVDVERSLNEGAVLAPNFAVGSWYLQVLAGSGLVDPDLPLKDYTDTQWDDLLYKPTTKIKQGGSTITYEGLMVKVRRLYLGKDRESMQSHIRAFVDKAVTFTTCKMCGGSRLNEAALSAKIHGRNIADCAAMQISDLAVFVKGISEPSVAPLAATLSETLDSLVEIGLGYLSLDRESGTLSGGEAQRVKMVRHLGSSLTDVTYVFDEPTVGLHPHDIQRMNDLLLRLRDKGNTVLVVEHKPETVAIADHVVDLGPGAGSAGGTLCYAGDVAGLRASGTLTGRHLGHRASPRARPRTPAAWLPITGATLHNLKDVNVDIPLGVLTVVTGVAGSGKSSLIHGSLSPRDGVVVVDQSAIRGSRRSNPATYTGLLDPIRSAFAKANGVKPGLFSANSEGACPNCKGIGLVYTDLAMMAGVATVCEECAGNRFIPEVLTYTLRGKNISEILGMSIGRAREFFPDGQAGVILNRLVDVGLGYLGLGQPLTTLSGGERQRLKLAIRMAEKAATYVLDEPTTGLHLADVDQLLGLLDRLVDDGNTVVVIEHHQAVMAHADWIIDLGPGAGQDGGQVVFTGTPAELVAGADTLTARHLREYVGTD; via the coding sequence ATGGGCTCTTCACCGCAGCCTGCCGCGGACAGCCATGACCTCATCGAGGTCAGAGGAGCGAGGGAGAACAACCTGGCCGACATCTCCCTCGACATCCCCAAACGCCGTCTCACCGTGTTCACCGGCGTCTCCGGATCAGGGAAGTCCTCGCTCGTCTTCGGCACCATCGCCGCCGAGTCCCAGCGGCTGATCAACGAGACGTACACGGCCTTCATCCAGTCGTTCATGCCGAGCCTCGGGCGGCCCGACGTCGACGCGCTCCGCAATCTCAGCGCGGCCATCGTCGTCGACCAGGAGCGGATGGGCGCCAATTCCCGGTCGACGGTCGGCACGGCCACCGACGCGCACACCATGCTGCGCATCATCTTCAGCCGCGTCGGCGTCCCGCACGTCGGTACCTCGACCGCCTTCAGCTTCAACAGCACCGAAGGCATGTGCACCGAATGCGAAGGGCTCGGCCAGGCGACCGACATCGACCTCACACACGTCGTCGATGTCGAACGCTCGCTCAACGAGGGCGCCGTCCTCGCCCCCAACTTCGCGGTGGGTTCGTGGTACCTGCAAGTGCTCGCCGGATCGGGCCTCGTGGACCCCGACCTCCCGCTCAAGGACTACACCGACACCCAGTGGGACGACCTGCTGTACAAGCCGACCACGAAGATCAAACAGGGCGGCAGCACGATCACCTACGAGGGACTGATGGTCAAGGTGCGGCGGCTCTACCTCGGCAAGGATCGCGAGTCGATGCAGAGCCACATCCGCGCCTTCGTCGACAAGGCGGTCACGTTCACCACCTGCAAGATGTGCGGCGGCAGCAGGCTCAACGAGGCTGCGCTGTCGGCGAAGATCCACGGGCGCAACATCGCCGACTGCGCCGCCATGCAGATCAGCGACCTCGCCGTGTTCGTCAAGGGCATTTCCGAACCGTCGGTGGCCCCGCTCGCCGCGACGTTGAGCGAGACCCTCGACTCGCTCGTCGAGATCGGACTCGGCTACCTGAGTCTCGACCGCGAGTCCGGAACCCTCTCCGGAGGGGAGGCGCAACGGGTCAAGATGGTGCGCCACCTCGGATCCAGTCTCACCGACGTCACCTACGTCTTCGACGAGCCGACCGTCGGACTGCACCCGCACGACATCCAGCGTATGAACGACCTGCTGCTTCGCTTGCGGGACAAGGGAAACACCGTCCTCGTCGTCGAACACAAACCGGAAACCGTCGCCATCGCCGACCACGTCGTCGACCTCGGCCCCGGAGCGGGCTCGGCCGGCGGAACACTGTGCTACGCGGGCGATGTGGCCGGGCTGCGCGCGTCGGGCACGCTCACCGGAAGGCACCTCGGGCACAGGGCTTCGCCGCGCGCGCGGCCGAGAACTCCCGCCGCGTGGCTGCCCATCACCGGAGCAACGCTGCACAATCTCAAGGACGTGAACGTCGACATCCCGCTCGGCGTTCTCACGGTCGTCACCGGCGTCGCGGGATCGGGCAAGAGTTCGCTCATCCACGGTTCGCTGTCCCCACGGGACGGGGTCGTCGTGGTCGACCAGTCGGCGATCAGGGGATCGCGGCGCAGCAACCCGGCGACCTACACCGGGCTGCTCGATCCCATCCGGTCGGCGTTCGCGAAGGCCAACGGTGTCAAGCCGGGATTGTTCAGCGCCAACTCCGAAGGCGCGTGCCCCAACTGCAAAGGCATCGGCCTCGTCTACACCGACCTGGCGATGATGGCAGGCGTGGCGACCGTGTGCGAGGAATGCGCCGGTAACCGATTCATCCCCGAGGTGCTGACGTATACGTTGCGGGGCAAGAACATCAGCGAAATTCTCGGCATGTCCATCGGCCGGGCCCGCGAGTTCTTCCCCGACGGGCAGGCCGGCGTGATCCTGAACCGGCTCGTCGACGTCGGGCTCGGTTATCTCGGCCTTGGGCAGCCGTTGACCACCCTGTCCGGCGGCGAGCGCCAGCGGCTCAAGCTCGCGATCCGGATGGCGGAGAAGGCGGCGACCTATGTGCTGGACGAGCCGACCACCGGCCTGCATCTGGCCGACGTGGACCAGTTGCTCGGCCTGCTCGACCGGCTCGTCGACGACGGCAACACCGTCGTGGTGATCGAGCACCACCAGGCGGTGATGGCTCACGCGGACTGGATCATCGACCTCGGTCCCGGTGCCGGGCAGGACGGTGGGCAGGTGGTGTTCACGGGGACGCCGGCAGAGCTGGTCGCGGGCGCGGACACCCTCACGGCCCGTCACCTCAGGGAGTACGTGGGCACCGACTGA
- a CDS encoding SDR family NAD(P)-dependent oxidoreductase: protein MSTGLAGKVAVVTGAARGIGAATARRFAADGAAVALLDIGEDAHEVAGEIAAEGGTAIAVRCDVSAEADWAEALRHCHGELGRVDVLVSNAYTVDVLPAHETSLASWERQLSVNLTGTFLGFRACLPDLSRDGNGSVVLTSSVHARFGLPGRPAYAATKAALTGLARQLAVEYGTVLRVNSVLPGPVLTSAWDDIGAEERRRSAEETAVKRLGRPEEVASAIAFLAGADASFVTGAALTVDGGWSVHKSSS, encoded by the coding sequence ATGAGTACGGGACTGGCTGGCAAGGTCGCCGTCGTCACGGGCGCGGCGAGGGGGATCGGTGCCGCGACCGCCCGGCGGTTCGCCGCCGATGGTGCCGCCGTCGCACTGCTCGACATCGGCGAGGACGCGCACGAGGTGGCCGGAGAGATCGCCGCGGAAGGCGGCACGGCGATCGCGGTGCGCTGCGACGTCAGCGCTGAGGCGGACTGGGCCGAGGCGCTGCGCCACTGCCACGGCGAACTCGGCAGGGTGGACGTCCTGGTCAGCAACGCCTACACCGTCGATGTGCTTCCCGCCCACGAGACGAGCCTCGCCTCGTGGGAACGGCAGCTTTCGGTGAACCTCACCGGCACGTTCCTCGGTTTCCGGGCGTGCCTTCCTGACCTTTCCCGTGACGGCAACGGATCCGTTGTGCTCACCTCGTCGGTGCACGCGCGGTTCGGGCTGCCGGGCAGGCCCGCCTACGCCGCGACGAAGGCCGCGCTCACCGGTCTGGCCCGCCAGCTGGCCGTCGAGTACGGCACCGTGTTGCGGGTGAACTCGGTGCTGCCGGGACCCGTGCTCACCTCGGCCTGGGACGACATCGGCGCCGAGGAGCGACGGCGCAGTGCGGAGGAGACCGCCGTGAAAAGGTTGGGACGACCGGAAGAGGTCGCCTCGGCCATCGCGTTCCTGGCCGGTGCCGACGCGTCCTTCGTGACAGGCGCGGCACTGACCGTTGACGGTGGCTGGAGCGTCCACAAGTCGTCGTCATGA
- a CDS encoding DUF4380 domain-containing protein, which translates to MTGVPRVERQEGPEVLWLDNGILRLGLVPSLGGRLLSLRLLSDQDGRELLWRNDDLLTDDLTPRNGHEPEPHAGNLGDWVNYGGDKTWPAPQGWDGAGQWAGPPDPVLDSGRYAATVEHDTAAAAVTLRSGDDPRTGLRLTRRFILRAHHCGYRLEITAHNTSARPVRWALWNVTQLAAEGSGGTMVAGPPRVTRLLSGTGFPDWTELPGDRVLVPHQDVVGKLGFPSATGWLAHMGAGATLTQFFTVDAGAEYPDQGSRAEVWLECPLPAPLAELGDLDPPARIVECEVLGPLTTLQPGESTTLRLDCAVTPGTAMVHDVTRAGHWTRPATIRYGRLTGEFVAYRDGVLTAGPREIGVRAGETVLLDIPVTGVPELELIDGTGEQVLAATVREEGR; encoded by the coding sequence GTGACCGGCGTACCGCGCGTCGAACGTCAGGAAGGGCCGGAGGTGCTGTGGCTGGACAACGGCATCCTGCGGCTCGGCCTGGTTCCCTCGCTCGGCGGAAGACTGCTTTCGCTGCGGCTACTGTCCGATCAGGACGGAAGGGAACTGTTGTGGCGTAACGACGACCTTCTCACCGACGACCTGACACCCAGGAACGGGCACGAACCGGAACCGCACGCCGGAAATCTCGGCGACTGGGTCAACTACGGTGGCGACAAGACCTGGCCCGCACCGCAGGGCTGGGACGGCGCGGGCCAGTGGGCTGGGCCGCCCGACCCCGTGCTCGATTCGGGGCGCTACGCCGCAACGGTCGAACACGACACCGCCGCCGCGGCGGTCACCCTGCGAAGCGGCGACGATCCGCGTACCGGACTGCGGCTGACCCGCCGGTTCATCCTGCGCGCGCACCACTGTGGGTACCGGCTGGAGATCACCGCGCACAACACGAGCGCGCGACCCGTGCGCTGGGCACTGTGGAACGTCACCCAACTCGCGGCCGAAGGTTCAGGCGGAACAATGGTGGCGGGTCCGCCGCGGGTGACCAGGTTGCTGTCCGGAACCGGATTCCCCGACTGGACGGAGCTTCCGGGCGACCGGGTGCTCGTTCCGCACCAGGACGTCGTCGGCAAACTCGGGTTTCCCTCCGCCACCGGATGGCTGGCCCATATGGGCGCGGGCGCGACCCTCACCCAGTTCTTCACCGTCGACGCCGGGGCGGAGTACCCGGACCAGGGGTCACGGGCCGAGGTGTGGCTGGAGTGCCCGCTTCCGGCGCCGCTCGCGGAACTGGGCGACCTCGATCCTCCCGCGCGGATCGTGGAATGCGAGGTGCTCGGGCCACTGACCACACTCCAGCCGGGCGAGTCGACCACACTGCGGCTGGATTGCGCCGTCACACCGGGCACCGCGATGGTGCACGACGTCACGAGGGCCGGGCACTGGACCCGGCCCGCCACGATCCGGTACGGCAGGCTGACCGGTGAGTTCGTCGCCTACCGGGACGGTGTGCTCACGGCAGGCCCGCGTGAGATCGGGGTACGCGCGGGAGAAACGGTGCTGCTAGACATTCCGGTGACCGGGGTGCCGGAACTGGAACTGATCGATGGCACAGGGGAACAAGTTCTCGCCGCGACGGTACGGGAGGAAGGGCGATGA
- a CDS encoding SMP-30/gluconolactonase/LRE family protein, whose product MTERVPWTAWPGQRFELGEGARVFDGRLSVVDILSGRLFELPGDGAAGPRLLVSLEEPLGAVAKLAGGGWIAAAGTGIAVLGENGTVRWLARPEDGATTPMRMNDGVADPGGRFWAGSMACDGTSGAGSVYRVGTEGTVRRVLDGYTVPNGPAFTADGATMYLADSAEGIIYRFAVDPDTGDPGEREVFATVEGASPDGMTVDAEGFLWSAMWGGGEVRRYAPDGELAERLPVPVTQPTSVCLTGERLVVTSATVGLAEPGDLDGAVLSAPCATPGVEDRQARIAIPLDR is encoded by the coding sequence ATGACCGAACGGGTGCCGTGGACGGCGTGGCCGGGGCAGCGGTTCGAACTTGGCGAAGGCGCGCGCGTATTCGACGGCCGCCTGTCCGTTGTGGACATTCTGAGCGGGCGGTTGTTCGAACTGCCGGGCGATGGTGCGGCCGGGCCACGGTTGCTGGTGTCGCTTGAGGAACCACTCGGCGCCGTCGCGAAGCTCGCCGGTGGCGGGTGGATCGCGGCGGCTGGCACCGGAATCGCCGTGCTCGGCGAAAACGGGACAGTGCGCTGGCTCGCGCGGCCCGAGGACGGTGCCACCACACCGATGCGGATGAACGACGGGGTCGCCGATCCCGGCGGCAGGTTCTGGGCCGGCAGCATGGCCTGCGACGGCACCTCCGGCGCGGGGTCGGTGTACCGGGTCGGCACCGAAGGGACGGTTCGCCGGGTGCTGGACGGGTACACCGTGCCCAACGGGCCCGCGTTCACCGCCGACGGCGCGACGATGTACCTGGCCGACAGCGCCGAGGGGATCATCTACCGGTTCGCGGTGGACCCGGACACCGGGGATCCGGGGGAGCGCGAGGTCTTCGCGACGGTCGAGGGCGCCAGCCCGGACGGGATGACCGTCGACGCGGAGGGATTCCTGTGGTCGGCGATGTGGGGTGGCGGCGAAGTACGCAGGTACGCGCCGGACGGTGAACTGGCCGAGCGGCTGCCGGTCCCGGTGACGCAGCCGACGAGTGTGTGCCTCACCGGCGAGCGGCTGGTCGTCACCTCGGCGACCGTGGGGCTGGCCGAACCCGGTGACCTCGACGGCGCGGTGCTGTCGGCGCCGTGCGCGACACCGGGCGTCGAGGACCGGCAGGCCCGCATCGCGATCCCGCTCGACCGGTGA
- a CDS encoding sugar kinase, whose product MAEVVTLGETMVAMRAEGLLRLGTTLRASIAGAESTVAIGLSRLGHSTRWASRVGRDEPGELVLRTLRAEGVDVSTVEYEDAPTGLILFEQRLPDVTRVQYYRTNSAGSLLTEADVNAALSEAPRLVHLTGITPALGEGPRAAVDAAIDRAGNLGATVSVDVNFRSRLWSAEQAAEVLTPLAHRAGVVIGSEEELDLVGGVERLLASGVGEVVIKQGAAGASARTAEGAWSARGHRVAVVDSVGAGDAFTSGYLSALLDGLAVPERLARGNACGAFAVATSGDWEGLPTRAELGLLTMTEGVALR is encoded by the coding sequence GTGGCTGAGGTCGTCACCCTCGGCGAGACCATGGTCGCCATGCGGGCGGAAGGTCTGCTGCGATTGGGAACCACGCTGCGGGCCTCCATCGCGGGCGCGGAGTCGACGGTGGCCATCGGGCTGAGCAGGCTCGGCCACTCCACGCGCTGGGCGAGCAGGGTCGGCAGGGACGAACCGGGCGAGCTGGTGCTGCGCACCCTGCGCGCCGAAGGCGTCGACGTGTCCACTGTGGAATACGAAGACGCTCCGACCGGACTGATCCTGTTCGAGCAGCGGCTTCCCGATGTCACCAGGGTGCAGTACTACCGCACGAACTCCGCGGGCTCCCTGCTGACCGAGGCCGACGTGAACGCGGCGCTGTCCGAGGCACCGAGGCTGGTGCACCTCACCGGGATCACCCCCGCGCTAGGGGAAGGGCCTCGGGCCGCCGTCGATGCCGCGATCGACAGGGCCGGAAACCTGGGCGCGACGGTGAGTGTCGACGTCAACTTCCGGTCGCGGCTATGGAGCGCGGAGCAGGCGGCGGAAGTGCTGACCCCGCTGGCGCACAGGGCGGGCGTGGTGATCGGCTCCGAGGAAGAACTCGATCTGGTCGGCGGCGTCGAACGGCTGCTGGCCTCCGGAGTCGGCGAGGTGGTGATCAAGCAGGGCGCGGCGGGTGCTTCGGCACGCACGGCCGAGGGCGCGTGGAGCGCGCGGGGTCATCGGGTCGCCGTTGTGGACTCCGTCGGCGCCGGTGACGCCTTCACCAGCGGCTACCTTTCGGCTCTGCTCGACGGTCTGGCCGTGCCGGAGCGGCTGGCCCGCGGCAACGCCTGCGGCGCGTTCGCGGTCGCCACCTCCGGTGACTGGGAGGGCCTGCCGACCCGTGCCGAACTGGGGCTGCTGACGATGACCGAGGGAGTGGCGTTGCGATGA
- a CDS encoding NAD(P)H-binding protein — translation MTFLVTGATGSVGRLVVDRLRAAGAPVRALTKNPRKAALPADVEVIEGYLGELDTLPPALEGVERMYLAPLPGTVHDVVDMAKRAGVRRIVALSQIDADREAERDESEWHYHAIEKAVENSGLEWTCLRVGQFFINSLDWADQIKGDGAVKGAYGAATYAPIDLGDIAATAAATLLEDGHHGKKYMLTGPESLKRTDMVRIIGEVIGRDIRFVEQTREEAYKEMYDAGWGEAADWMLDLDARFTEHPEVALPTFERINGRGGTTFAEFIAGNADKLR, via the coding sequence ATGACATTTCTCGTTACCGGTGCTACGGGCAGCGTAGGTCGGCTGGTAGTCGACCGGCTCAGGGCAGCGGGAGCGCCCGTCAGGGCATTGACCAAGAACCCGAGGAAGGCCGCACTTCCCGCGGACGTCGAGGTGATCGAGGGTTACCTCGGCGAGTTGGACACCTTGCCACCGGCGCTCGAAGGCGTCGAGCGGATGTACCTCGCACCGCTGCCCGGCACCGTGCACGATGTCGTCGACATGGCGAAAAGGGCGGGTGTGCGCCGGATTGTGGCGCTGTCCCAGATCGATGCCGACAGGGAGGCTGAACGCGACGAGAGCGAGTGGCACTATCACGCGATCGAAAAGGCGGTAGAGAACTCCGGTCTCGAATGGACGTGCCTGCGCGTCGGTCAGTTCTTCATCAATTCATTGGACTGGGCTGACCAGATCAAGGGCGACGGTGCGGTGAAGGGGGCCTACGGCGCCGCTACCTATGCACCGATCGACCTCGGCGATATTGCCGCCACGGCGGCGGCCACGCTGCTGGAAGACGGTCATCACGGCAAGAAGTACATGCTGACCGGTCCCGAAAGCCTCAAGCGGACCGACATGGTGCGGATCATCGGCGAGGTGATCGGCAGGGACATCCGGTTCGTCGAGCAAACCAGGGAAGAGGCGTACAAGGAGATGTACGACGCGGGCTGGGGTGAGGCCGCCGATTGGATGCTCGACCTCGACGCGCGGTTCACCGAGCACCCGGAGGTCGCGCTGCCGACCTTCGAGCGGATCAACGGCCGCGGAGGGACGACGTTCGCGGAGTTCATCGCCGGCAACGCCGACAAACTGCGCTAG
- a CDS encoding zinc-dependent alcohol dehydrogenase family protein has product MREETVMRGVYLPGDSTAVLRELPVPEPGPGQVLVEVGASGICGSDIGYIYHEHKGHRGVEGAAYQGVVSGHEPSGRIVAAGNGCTRFGVDDRVIVYHIAGCGLCDNCRGGYFISCTSPRRQSYGWQRDGGHARYLLAEESTCVPLPDRLSYVDGALIACGFGTAYEGLRRIGVNGDGDLLVVGLGPVGLAAAMIGKGMGARKVIGVEVSPRRREWAGSLGVFDATVAPAGDAEATAGLVADALGARGAATTIDCSGSRAGRSTAIAGAAEWGRVSLVGEGGTLETEVSDALLHKQLTLYASWVTSLTAMTTLATNLARWGLRPEGVVSDRFPLAEADAAYRLAAGASAGKVVLLPSESLS; this is encoded by the coding sequence ATGCGAGAGGAGACGGTCATGCGGGGGGTGTACCTGCCAGGTGACTCGACCGCCGTGCTGCGGGAGCTGCCGGTGCCGGAGCCAGGGCCGGGACAGGTGCTCGTCGAGGTCGGCGCATCGGGGATCTGCGGTTCCGACATCGGCTACATCTACCACGAGCACAAAGGACACCGTGGCGTCGAAGGCGCCGCGTACCAGGGAGTGGTCTCGGGGCACGAACCGTCCGGCCGGATCGTCGCCGCCGGCAACGGCTGCACCCGCTTCGGGGTGGACGACAGGGTGATCGTCTACCACATCGCGGGCTGCGGTCTGTGTGACAACTGCCGTGGCGGGTACTTCATCAGCTGTACGTCGCCGCGGCGGCAGTCCTACGGCTGGCAGCGCGACGGCGGGCACGCCAGGTACCTGCTGGCCGAGGAATCGACGTGTGTCCCTCTCCCTGACCGATTGTCCTATGTGGATGGCGCGCTCATCGCGTGTGGGTTCGGTACCGCCTACGAAGGATTGCGGCGGATCGGCGTGAACGGCGACGGTGACCTGCTGGTCGTCGGACTCGGCCCGGTGGGACTTGCCGCGGCCATGATCGGCAAGGGTATGGGAGCCCGCAAGGTGATCGGCGTCGAGGTCTCGCCGCGGCGCCGGGAATGGGCAGGCTCGCTCGGGGTGTTCGACGCGACGGTGGCGCCGGCAGGCGACGCGGAGGCCACGGCGGGGCTCGTCGCCGACGCGCTCGGCGCGCGGGGCGCGGCCACCACCATCGACTGCTCCGGTTCGCGCGCGGGCCGGTCCACCGCCATCGCGGGTGCCGCCGAATGGGGCAGGGTCTCGCTCGTCGGCGAAGGTGGCACGCTGGAAACCGAGGTGTCGGATGCCTTGCTGCACAAGCAACTGACCCTCTACGCGTCGTGGGTGACGTCGCTGACCGCGATGACCACACTGGCCACCAACCTGGCGCGCTGGGGCCTGCGGCCCGAGGGCGTGGTCAGCGACCGCTTCCCGCTCGCGGAGGCGGACGCCGCCTACCGGCTCGCGGCCGGTGCCAGCGCGGGAAAGGTGGTCTTGCTTCCCTCGGAGTCACTGTCGTGA
- a CDS encoding FadR/GntR family transcriptional regulator, with protein sequence MSAYSGRGVHGQTVSTLGARIVSGEIAESDVIDLAALGQDLDVSMTALREAIKVLAAKGLVEARQKRGTYVRAREHWNLLDADVIRWRSDAGDTAAVLHDLAEVRAVVEPAAAAMAALRRDDRDLAELEAALAEMVEAVGAGAAAEVAADLRWHRALLRATHNEMLARMDVFIEPALRLRDVLVHTHSADDPVPSHAVVVDAIRLRDPDAASAAVTALLDKAAQDVAGVIDEPDERETHSE encoded by the coding sequence ATGAGTGCCTACAGCGGCCGGGGCGTGCACGGGCAGACGGTGTCGACGCTCGGCGCGCGCATCGTGTCGGGGGAGATCGCGGAGAGCGACGTGATCGACCTCGCCGCGCTCGGGCAGGATCTGGACGTCAGCATGACCGCGTTGCGTGAGGCCATCAAGGTACTGGCGGCCAAGGGATTGGTGGAGGCACGGCAGAAACGCGGCACCTACGTGCGGGCCCGTGAACACTGGAATCTGCTTGACGCCGACGTGATCCGCTGGCGCAGCGACGCGGGCGACACCGCTGCCGTGCTGCACGACCTGGCCGAGGTGCGTGCCGTCGTGGAACCGGCCGCCGCGGCCATGGCCGCGCTGCGGCGCGACGACCGTGATCTCGCCGAACTGGAGGCGGCGCTGGCCGAGATGGTCGAGGCAGTCGGCGCGGGCGCCGCCGCCGAGGTCGCGGCCGACCTGCGCTGGCACCGCGCGCTGCTGCGGGCCACCCACAACGAGATGCTTGCCAGGATGGACGTGTTCATCGAACCCGCGCTGCGGTTGCGCGACGTGCTCGTGCACACGCACAGCGCCGACGATCCCGTGCCGAGTCACGCCGTGGTGGTCGACGCGATCCGGCTGCGCGACCCCGACGCCGCCTCGGCCGCCGTGACCGCGTTGCTGGACAAGGCGGCCCAGGACGTCGCCGGTGTCATCGACGAGCCCGACGAGAGAGAGACGCACAGCGAGTGA
- the dgoD gene encoding galactonate dehydratase: MKITSVETFLVPPRWLFCKIATDEGIVGWGEPVVEGRAETVRAAVGELSDLLLGKDPLRVEDLWQLMTKAVFYRGGPVLSSAVAGLDQALWDILGKSLGAPVHQLLGGAVRDEVRVYGWIGGDEPSAVAEAAAEQVASGLTAVKMNAAGRIGRLPGKHEVDGVVARLAAVRDVLGDERDVAVDFHGRFGVAAARRVIPELAPLHPLFVEEPVLPEYTHRLCDVVSVSPVPVACGERLYSRTDFLPALQAGIAVAQPDLSHAGGISEVRRIGALAETFDALLAPHCPLGPLALAASLQVAFATPNFLIQEQSIGIHYNTGAELLDYVLDRAPFAFPGGAIRRWEAPGLGVDIDENAVREADRAGHRWRPPVWRHDDGSFAEW; the protein is encoded by the coding sequence GTGAAGATCACCTCCGTAGAGACGTTCCTGGTGCCGCCGAGGTGGCTGTTCTGCAAGATCGCCACCGACGAGGGCATCGTCGGCTGGGGCGAGCCGGTCGTCGAGGGAAGGGCCGAGACCGTCCGTGCCGCCGTCGGCGAACTGTCAGATCTGTTGCTCGGCAAGGATCCCCTGCGCGTCGAGGACCTGTGGCAGCTGATGACCAAGGCCGTGTTCTACCGGGGCGGCCCGGTGCTCTCCAGCGCCGTCGCCGGACTCGACCAGGCGCTGTGGGACATTCTCGGCAAGTCGCTCGGGGCGCCCGTGCACCAGTTGCTCGGCGGCGCGGTACGGGACGAGGTTCGTGTCTACGGCTGGATCGGCGGTGACGAACCGTCGGCCGTCGCCGAGGCCGCCGCCGAGCAGGTGGCCTCGGGGCTCACCGCCGTGAAGATGAACGCCGCCGGCAGGATCGGCAGGCTGCCTGGCAAGCACGAGGTCGACGGTGTGGTCGCCAGGCTCGCCGCCGTGCGCGACGTTCTCGGTGACGAGCGGGACGTCGCCGTCGATTTCCACGGCCGGTTCGGGGTGGCCGCCGCGCGCAGGGTGATCCCCGAACTCGCCCCGCTGCATCCGCTGTTCGTCGAGGAACCCGTGCTGCCCGAGTACACGCACCGGCTCTGCGACGTGGTTTCCGTGAGCCCTGTTCCGGTCGCCTGTGGTGAACGGCTCTACTCGCGCACCGACTTCCTTCCCGCGCTGCAGGCGGGGATCGCGGTCGCGCAACCGGACCTCTCGCACGCGGGCGGCATCTCCGAGGTGCGCCGCATCGGCGCGCTCGCGGAGACCTTCGACGCGCTGCTGGCCCCGCATTGCCCGCTCGGCCCGCTCGCGCTCGCGGCGAGCCTTCAGGTCGCGTTCGCGACACCGAACTTCCTGATCCAGGAACAGAGCATCGGCATCCACTACAACACCGGAGCCGAACTGCTCGACTACGTACTCGACCGGGCTCCGTTCGCCTTCCCCGGCGGCGCGATCCGCCGCTGGGAAGCTCCGGGACTCGGGGTCGACATCGACGAGAACGCCGTGCGCGAGGCCGACCGCGCGGGGCACAGGTGGCGGCCGCCGGTGTGGCGGCACGACGACGGATCGTTCGCGGAATGGTGA